The genomic segment GAAAAGCATCATAGGCCAAAACCTTTAAGCCCATCCCTAGCAGAATATCAATTAAAATGCCTCCTATTTTACCAGTGCCTATAATTCCAGCTGTTTTTCCATGCATATCATAACCAATCAATCCGTTGATATTAAAGTTGTTTTCTTTTGTTCTATAGTAGGCTCGATGGATGTTCCTGTTTAAACTCATGATTAGCGCAAGCGCATGCTCGGCAACGGCGTAAGGAGAATAAGCAGGCACGCGAACCACTCTTATTTTTTTAAAGACTGTTTTTAAATCAACATTATTATAGCCAGCACAGCGAAGTGCGATTAATTCTATTCCATTTTTATATAAAATTTTAATAGCTTCGGAATTAATATCATCATTAACAAAAGCACAAACAATTTTGGAGCCTTTAGCTAAAGTTGCAGTATCAGCATTGAGTTTGCTTTCTAGAAATTTAAGTTCGTAGCCATGCTTATTATTCTCAGTTAGAGATTTAACATCATAGGGCTTACTATCGAAAACTGTTATTTTAGTCATATTTATTTCCTTAATATTTTATATCAGCATTATATCAAAATAAATTCATAATTAAACAGGAACTTATTTCCAATCTAATTGTATAATAGCATTGTTATGATTAAAAAATATTTACTGTTTTCTCTAGTTTTACTAAACTTTTGTTTTTCCTTAGATATCCTTACTTGGCAACAATGCCAGCAGTTAGCAAGAGAAAATAATACTGACCTCAAAATTGCCAAAGCCAAATTAGTGGATGAATCAAATTCTCTAAAAATTGCTGAATTGAATGGAAGCCTAACTGTTGGGGGTTCTGCTTCTGTCAAGCGAGCAGGTGGGGAGTCAGCAGTTAAGAATACTGCCGGAGCAGGAGTTTCTGCTCAGAAACTGATTTATGATGGGAACAAAAGCAATAACTTAGTTCTAGCTGCTGAAGAGAGATTAAAATCTGCAGAATATAATTATCAAATCACAGAGGCTAATGTGCGCTTAACTATTCGACAATATTTTTGTGAAGCCCTTCGGTCTCAAGAATTATTAGAACTATCTAAAACTATCGTTGAAAGAAGAAATCAACAATATGAATTAGTGCGACTTAGATATAATGGAGGACTTGAGCATAGAGGATCTTTTCTGAAAGCTAAAGCCAATCTGATTGAGGCTCAAAACAACTTATCTCAAGCAAAAAGAAACTTACAAATCAATTATGATAAACTCCTGTATTCTCTGGGACTGGAGATGGGAACAGCTATTCTTGTTTCAGAAAATATTAATAAAATTGTTCTTGCAAAGAAGCCTAATTTTAACGAGATTATTGACAATAGTTTATTGTTGAAAGATTTGATTTCTCAAAAACTACAAGACGAATATGGTGTATACATTGCTGAATCTAACTATTTGCCAACTGCTTATATTAATGGGTCTCTTAATCAAAATTATTCTTTTAATCAAGATGGGGTTTATGCTAGTTCTTCAGGCTGGTCAGTTGGTGGTAATCTTTCTTTTGATTTATATGATGGGAACAAAAAAGATTATGAACTAGATAAGGCAAAATCTCAGCTTTATCAAAAAAAGATTAACTTAGAAAACAAAACGCATTACGTTTATCTTACGCTCCAAGAAATGTGGAACAACCTAGTAGATTCCTATGATAATATAGCAGTTGCCAATATCTTTTTAGAAGCTTCGGAAGAAAGGTCTAAAATTGCTTCCGCCCAATATTCCTCGGGACTAATTTCTTTTACCGACTGGATTACAATTGAAGACGAACTTATTAAAACAAGGAAGTCTAAACTTAACAGCAACTTAGATACATTAATTCAAGAAGCAAAATGGATAAATTCGAAGGGAGAAGGTTTTGATGAAAAATAAATTAATTTTAGGTGTTTTACTTTTACTGTTAGCCGGAGCTTCTTTTTTTATTTGGAATAATTACTTTAAAAAAGATAGTACAGTTATTTATAAAGAATATGCGGTTAAAGTTGGCGATATCATTGATTCTATCTCCACAGCAGGGTTAGTCGAACCACAAAATCGTTTGGAAATATTACCGCCAATTAGCGGAAGAATAGATCAGATATTTGTAAAAGAGGGAGATGTGGTAAAAAAAGGGCAAGCTTTAGCCATAATGAGTTCTACTGAAAGAGCTGCCTTATTGGATGCGGCTCAAACAGAAGGAAAAAAGAGTGTTGAATATTGGGAAAAAGTTTATAAGCCTACAACTATCTTAGCTCCAATTTCTGGTAAAGTTATTGTGCGGTCGTTAGAACCAGGACAAACAATTAATTCTAATACACCAGTGTTAGTACTTGCAGATAAATTAATAATTAAAGCCCAAGTAGACGAAACTGATATAGGGAAAGTATTAACAGGCCAAAAAGTGAAAATTCTACTTGATGCCTATAGAGAGAATAGTATCGATGGAATAGTTGGGCACATCTCTTATGAATCAAAAATTGTAAATAATGTGACAATCTACCAGGTAGATATAATTCCTGACCATACTCCTTCTGTTTTTCGTTCTGGGATGAGCGCTTCCTTAGAAATCATCAGAGAAGAAAAACAAAACGTCTTGCTACTGCCTGAAAGACTCATAAATTATCAAGATAATCATTCTTTTGTTCTGGTAAAAGAGTTAGGTAAAGAGCTTCCTCTAACCCAAAAAGTTA from the Candidatus Margulisiibacteriota bacterium genome contains:
- a CDS encoding 2-hydroxyacid dehydrogenase, with translation MTKITVFDSKPYDVKSLTENNKHGYELKFLESKLNADTATLAKGSKIVCAFVNDDINSEAIKILYKNGIELIALRCAGYNNVDLKTVFKKIRVVRVPAYSPYAVAEHALALIMSLNRNIHRAYYRTKENNFNINGLIGYDMHGKTAGIIGTGKIGGILIDILLGMGLKVLAYDAFPNEKLSKSKGFKYVSLKELYKNADIISLHCPLNADTHHMINNDSIKIMKKNVMIINTGRGLLIDTKALISGLKTGKIGYAGLDVYEEESDYFFEDFSSSVIQDDVLMRLISFPNVLITSHQGFFTKEALGNIADVTYQNIHEFLQGEALTNEICYKCETECNKKINGRCW
- a CDS encoding TolC family protein, encoding MIKKYLLFSLVLLNFCFSLDILTWQQCQQLARENNTDLKIAKAKLVDESNSLKIAELNGSLTVGGSASVKRAGGESAVKNTAGAGVSAQKLIYDGNKSNNLVLAAEERLKSAEYNYQITEANVRLTIRQYFCEALRSQELLELSKTIVERRNQQYELVRLRYNGGLEHRGSFLKAKANLIEAQNNLSQAKRNLQINYDKLLYSLGLEMGTAILVSENINKIVLAKKPNFNEIIDNSLLLKDLISQKLQDEYGVYIAESNYLPTAYINGSLNQNYSFNQDGVYASSSGWSVGGNLSFDLYDGNKKDYELDKAKSQLYQKKINLENKTHYVYLTLQEMWNNLVDSYDNIAVANIFLEASEERSKIASAQYSSGLISFTDWITIEDELIKTRKSKLNSNLDTLIQEAKWINSKGEGFDEK
- a CDS encoding HlyD family efflux transporter periplasmic adaptor subunit, which translates into the protein MKNKLILGVLLLLLAGASFFIWNNYFKKDSTVIYKEYAVKVGDIIDSISTAGLVEPQNRLEILPPISGRIDQIFVKEGDVVKKGQALAIMSSTERAALLDAAQTEGKKSVEYWEKVYKPTTILAPISGKVIVRSLEPGQTINSNTPVLVLADKLIIKAQVDETDIGKVLTGQKVKILLDAYRENSIDGIVGHISYESKIVNNVTIYQVDIIPDHTPSVFRSGMSASLEIIREEKQNVLLLPERLINYQDNHSFVLVKELGKELPLTQKVKTGLSYNGKIEIESGLNEKSVVVEQITKAQQASGTKGFLQGSRPRPGLR